One stretch of Nocardia mangyaensis DNA includes these proteins:
- the alaS gene encoding alanine--tRNA ligase translates to MHSADISSRALRFFENRGHTVVPSAPLIADDPTLLLINAGMAPFKPYFLGDVPPPYPRATSLQKCVRTVDIEEVGKTSRHGSFFQMFGNFSFGDYFKEKAIPFAWEFMTTSAVDGGLGLPEDKLWVTVYLDDDEAERIWRDEIGVPAERIQRLGMSENFWSMGVPGPCGPCSEICFDRGPAFGRDGGPVANDERYLEIWNLVFMQSIRGEGPVKEGYPILGDLPSKNIDTGFGLERMAALLQDVPTIFDIDTTRQILDLAATLSGAKYGASVKNDVSLRVVADHILTSVMLIGDGVTPSNDGRGYVLRRILRRAVRMMRLLGSNDPVVHELVAKTIQVMGTAYPELVSEHERIDRIAVAEEAAFVQTLKAGTTIFDLAASEVRASDELILPGDKAFQLHDTYGFPIDLTLEMASEAGLSVDETGFRELMEEQRARAKADAVRRKTGGHGDSGVYRDLLALGPTEFTGYTALESEAVIRGLIRDGERVPAATEGDLVEIVLDRSPLYAESGGQVSDAGFIIASGADLEVLDVQKVARKLWIHQVRVRSGEVTEAQNVLAKVDPEWRIGARQAHSGTHIVHAALRQVLGPTALQSGSYNKPGFLRLDFSWTGALSQETRSQIEEVSNLAVRRDLPVAVEYMPLRKAREMGALALFGETYDEAVRVVEIGGQWSRELCGGTHVSHSSQVGPLSLISESSVGSGLRRIEAHVGMDALQFLSAERALAVSVSDLLRVPTNEIADRVSTLLSQLRDAEKEIERFRAVHRRQQALQFVNDCEAIGGVSVVAEDLQDPATGDDLRSLALEIRDHMKDRPAAVVLTALADGKPIVVAAVNEQGRQLGLKAGDLVRTAATVLKGGGGGKADIAQGGGTDPLATAPAIQEVRRVIGSALAP, encoded by the coding sequence ATGCATTCGGCCGACATCAGTAGCCGTGCCCTTCGATTCTTCGAGAATCGCGGTCACACCGTGGTGCCTTCTGCACCACTGATCGCTGACGACCCGACCCTGCTGCTGATCAACGCCGGCATGGCACCGTTCAAGCCGTACTTCCTCGGCGACGTGCCACCGCCGTATCCGCGGGCCACCAGTCTGCAGAAGTGCGTCCGAACCGTCGACATCGAAGAAGTCGGCAAGACCAGTCGTCATGGCTCGTTCTTCCAGATGTTCGGCAACTTCTCCTTCGGCGACTATTTCAAGGAGAAAGCGATCCCCTTCGCCTGGGAGTTCATGACAACATCGGCGGTCGATGGCGGCCTCGGGTTGCCCGAGGACAAGCTGTGGGTGACGGTGTACCTCGACGACGACGAGGCCGAACGCATCTGGCGCGACGAAATCGGCGTGCCCGCCGAGCGAATCCAACGCCTCGGAATGTCGGAAAACTTCTGGTCGATGGGAGTGCCTGGGCCATGCGGACCGTGCTCGGAGATCTGCTTCGACCGCGGTCCCGCGTTCGGCCGCGACGGCGGCCCCGTCGCGAACGACGAACGCTACCTGGAAATCTGGAACCTGGTGTTCATGCAGAGCATCCGGGGGGAAGGACCAGTCAAAGAGGGATACCCGATCCTCGGTGATCTGCCCTCGAAGAACATAGACACCGGGTTCGGGCTCGAGCGGATGGCCGCGTTGCTCCAGGACGTCCCCACGATCTTCGACATCGACACGACCCGTCAAATCCTAGACCTGGCTGCGACACTCAGCGGCGCCAAATACGGTGCCAGCGTCAAGAACGACGTCTCACTGCGCGTGGTGGCTGATCACATCCTGACCAGCGTGATGCTGATCGGCGACGGCGTCACGCCGTCGAACGATGGCCGTGGCTACGTGCTGCGTCGCATTCTCCGGCGCGCGGTGCGCATGATGCGTCTGCTCGGATCCAACGACCCCGTAGTCCACGAGCTCGTCGCGAAAACAATTCAGGTCATGGGCACTGCCTACCCTGAACTCGTTAGCGAGCACGAGCGAATCGACCGGATCGCGGTGGCCGAGGAAGCGGCGTTCGTCCAGACTTTGAAGGCGGGGACCACCATCTTCGATCTGGCGGCGTCCGAAGTACGCGCCAGCGATGAACTTATCCTGCCGGGCGACAAGGCATTTCAACTCCACGACACCTATGGCTTCCCGATCGACCTAACCTTGGAGATGGCGTCCGAGGCGGGCTTGTCGGTCGACGAGACCGGCTTCCGGGAGCTGATGGAAGAACAGCGCGCGCGAGCTAAGGCCGACGCGGTGAGACGAAAGACCGGCGGTCACGGCGACAGCGGTGTCTACCGCGACCTGCTCGCCCTCGGCCCCACCGAGTTCACCGGCTACACCGCTCTCGAATCCGAGGCGGTCATCCGCGGCCTGATCCGTGATGGCGAGCGCGTTCCCGCCGCGACCGAAGGGGACCTTGTCGAGATCGTTCTCGACCGCTCACCGCTCTACGCCGAATCTGGCGGTCAAGTCAGCGACGCTGGCTTCATCATTGCCAGCGGCGCCGACCTGGAGGTCCTCGACGTTCAGAAGGTCGCCCGCAAACTGTGGATCCACCAAGTACGCGTCAGAAGCGGCGAAGTGACCGAGGCGCAGAATGTCCTCGCCAAGGTTGACCCTGAGTGGCGCATCGGTGCCCGCCAAGCCCATTCAGGGACGCACATCGTTCACGCTGCGCTTCGCCAGGTCCTCGGCCCGACCGCACTACAGAGCGGCTCCTATAACAAGCCCGGCTTCCTTCGACTGGACTTCTCCTGGACCGGAGCGCTGTCACAGGAAACCCGCAGCCAGATCGAGGAGGTCTCCAACCTGGCGGTTCGCCGAGACCTGCCGGTGGCGGTCGAGTACATGCCTCTGCGCAAAGCTCGCGAGATGGGAGCTCTCGCGCTGTTTGGCGAGACCTACGACGAAGCGGTCCGGGTGGTGGAAATCGGTGGGCAGTGGTCTCGGGAACTCTGCGGCGGAACGCATGTGTCACATTCATCGCAGGTCGGTCCGCTGTCGCTGATCAGTGAGTCGTCGGTCGGATCGGGGCTTCGTCGCATCGAAGCTCATGTCGGCATGGATGCGCTCCAATTCCTTTCCGCCGAGCGGGCTCTCGCTGTTTCGGTCTCTGACCTGCTTCGAGTGCCCACGAACGAGATCGCTGATCGAGTGTCGACGCTACTTAGTCAGCTCCGAGATGCGGAGAAGGAGATTGAGCGGTTCCGGGCAGTTCACCGTCGGCAGCAGGCGCTCCAGTTCGTGAATGATTGCGAGGCCATAGGCGGCGTCAGCGTTGTCGCGGAGGACCTGCAGGATCCAGCGACCGGCGATGACCTCCGAAGTCTTGCGCTCGAGATTCGCGATCACATGAAGGATAGGCCTGCCGCAGTGGTCCTAACGGCACTTGCCGACGGCAAACCGATCGTTGTGGCTGCCGTGAACGAACAAGGTCGTCAGCTCGGGCTGAAAGCCGGAGATCTCGTCCGGACGGCGGCCACGGTCTTGAAGGGCGGTGGCGGTGGCAAGGCCGACATTGCGCAAGGCGGTGGTACCGATCCGCTCGCTACAGCACCGGCGATTCAAGAGGTTCGCCGTGTGATTGGCAGTGCGCTCGCGCCGTAG
- a CDS encoding DapH/DapD/GlmU-related protein, which translates to MYGQVHFGDAVIVGEHCVLGYPKEARLREAQVGRPSTGDDVVLGDRTILFNQVLIHEGTTLGDGCVVEDRARIGYGCEIGVRTRLVHGAYICDRVRIGVDSCVAGFVCDATVIGDRSTVMGDLVHEYTRPDLGWWGVDEAPPVVESDSVVGFGARVVGGVRIGPRSYVAAGAVVTRDVPAEHVVTGINTHTPIDRWQGKRLAALIQHWTKP; encoded by the coding sequence ATGTATGGGCAGGTCCATTTCGGAGACGCGGTGATCGTTGGCGAACACTGCGTCCTGGGCTACCCAAAGGAAGCCCGCTTACGAGAAGCCCAAGTCGGACGGCCATCGACAGGCGACGATGTCGTGCTCGGCGATCGCACGATCCTGTTTAACCAGGTACTGATCCACGAAGGGACCACACTCGGGGATGGATGCGTTGTCGAGGACCGTGCCCGCATCGGGTACGGGTGTGAGATCGGCGTACGAACACGCCTTGTGCACGGCGCATACATTTGCGACCGGGTTCGGATTGGAGTCGACTCCTGTGTAGCCGGATTCGTCTGCGACGCAACAGTTATCGGAGATCGGTCGACGGTCATGGGCGACTTGGTGCACGAGTACACCCGCCCCGACCTCGGATGGTGGGGCGTCGACGAGGCACCACCGGTAGTCGAGTCCGATTCGGTAGTCGGATTCGGCGCTCGTGTGGTCGGCGGCGTGCGCATCGGTCCTCGTAGCTACGTCGCGGCGGGAGCTGTCGTCACCCGCGATGTACCAGCCGAGCATGTCGTGACCGGCATCAATACCCATACGCCTATCGATCGCTGGCAGGGAAAGCGGCTAGCGGCCCTGATCCAGCACTGGACCAAGCCGTAG
- a CDS encoding nucleotidyltransferase domain-containing protein — MTLSVLTELAEANRPEQFALLEHAAERLASSDAVTTLLVRGSLARGTADRLSDIDFVVGVRDSQFEEYVSVLDALATTELGSILPGWRDSIVGDMGGLGFVYLIGWAGQLQQLDLYLVPASHIGQVREQADCQTIFTRDRSAEFEPDSTTARFVSGEVSRPRTCTDLLVEAMVVGYLIRKRISRGQRLIAYSEVFLFNTAAKNLIKAALAPRSTYYGWYQLEAEVGATPIGRECLAHLTALISAPGIPTLASLTDGLNRVFAVAELAAPDAIDTIRDAIDAYRHYLELP, encoded by the coding sequence GTGACGCTATCCGTGCTTACTGAACTGGCCGAGGCGAATCGTCCAGAGCAGTTCGCGCTGCTCGAGCATGCCGCGGAGAGACTAGCCAGCAGTGATGCCGTAACCACATTGCTGGTGCGAGGTTCACTCGCACGCGGTACAGCGGATCGGCTGTCTGATATCGACTTCGTTGTCGGAGTTCGTGATTCGCAATTCGAAGAGTACGTGTCGGTGCTCGACGCTCTGGCCACAACCGAACTCGGCAGCATTCTGCCGGGCTGGCGGGACTCCATCGTCGGCGACATGGGTGGGCTCGGCTTCGTCTACCTCATAGGATGGGCCGGTCAGCTGCAGCAATTGGACCTGTACCTCGTTCCGGCGAGCCACATCGGGCAGGTGCGCGAGCAAGCGGACTGCCAGACGATCTTCACCCGCGATCGGTCAGCGGAGTTCGAACCGGATTCAACCACCGCGCGCTTCGTCTCCGGCGAGGTGAGTCGACCACGGACATGCACAGACCTCTTGGTCGAAGCCATGGTCGTCGGCTACTTGATCCGCAAACGAATTTCGCGTGGGCAGCGGCTTATCGCCTACTCCGAGGTATTCCTGTTCAACACAGCGGCAAAGAATCTGATCAAGGCGGCTCTGGCGCCTCGGTCGACGTACTACGGTTGGTATCAGCTCGAGGCGGAGGTTGGAGCGACCCCTATTGGGCGGGAGTGCCTCGCCCACCTGACGGCGTTGATCTCCGCACCTGGCATCCCGACCCTCGCTTCGTTGACGGACGGGCTGAACCGGGTGTTCGCAGTCGCGGAACTGGCAGCGCCTGATGCGATCGACACGATCAGAGACGCGATTGATGCCTACCGTCACTACCTGGAGCTGCCATGA
- a CDS encoding glycosyltransferase family 25 protein, producing the protein MIDSDLVSTYVVNLPRRADRRAWIERRLPVGAPAVFTSDLGVPIDGRELARADIADLDITLFDWQIESENPWWSRPLKFGEIGCTLAHLACWRHAIENSISPYVLVLEDDAILVPDVSSRLREGLSRLSAVGEVFDLLYLGRYLLDPDTPTPVRGIVRPGYSHCSFAYLFSREGVRAALSTGLERAIIPIDEFLPALYMPHPRADLRRRFPPRLAALAFDPPLATQRAKADAGSDTEESAFVVS; encoded by the coding sequence ATGATCGACTCGGACCTCGTTTCCACCTACGTCGTCAACCTGCCTCGCCGAGCCGATCGGCGGGCGTGGATCGAGCGCAGGTTGCCGGTCGGTGCACCGGCCGTCTTCACGTCAGATCTCGGCGTTCCGATCGACGGGCGCGAGCTTGCACGGGCTGACATCGCCGATCTCGACATCACACTGTTCGATTGGCAGATCGAATCCGAGAATCCCTGGTGGAGTCGCCCTCTCAAGTTCGGTGAAATCGGTTGCACCCTCGCCCATCTCGCATGCTGGCGGCATGCGATAGAGAACAGCATCAGCCCGTACGTGCTTGTCCTGGAAGACGACGCGATCCTCGTTCCAGACGTGAGCAGTCGGCTTCGGGAAGGCTTGAGCCGACTGAGCGCGGTCGGCGAAGTGTTCGACTTGCTCTACCTCGGCCGATATCTCCTCGATCCGGACACTCCGACACCGGTCCGGGGGATCGTCCGGCCCGGGTACAGCCACTGCAGCTTCGCATACCTGTTCAGTCGCGAAGGCGTGCGCGCCGCATTGTCAACCGGCCTCGAGCGGGCGATCATTCCGATCGACGAGTTCCTACCTGCCCTCTACATGCCGCACCCACGCGCCGACCTGCGTCGGCGCTTCCCTCCCCGGCTAGCCGCGTTGGCGTTCGATCCGCCCCTGGCCACCCAACGGGCGAAGGCCGACGCTGGCAGCGACACCGAGGAATCCGCGTTCGTTGTGTCATGA
- a CDS encoding LOG family protein, producing the protein MSHRFERPRTASFFGGVVPASEEEETLANDVGRELAAAGFVLQHGGYNGLMEAAAGGASAAGGEVVAVTLADVDWGEFNPYVSRVIRVQKMGDRLHQFLDDADVVVAMGGGVGTLHEITAAFWYSGNVRPVPVWLVGQTAMRLAAFLRSERWLFESPTRSLGFLSEVSDSTELRQALSDLTSDLDTNTPVTMTRQMEGD; encoded by the coding sequence ATGAGTCATCGATTCGAAAGGCCGCGAACGGCGAGCTTCTTCGGTGGCGTCGTTCCCGCTTCCGAGGAGGAGGAAACTCTCGCGAACGACGTCGGGCGCGAGCTGGCAGCAGCAGGGTTCGTCCTACAGCATGGCGGCTACAACGGCTTGATGGAGGCCGCCGCGGGCGGGGCGTCAGCCGCGGGCGGTGAGGTAGTCGCCGTCACGCTGGCCGACGTCGACTGGGGGGAGTTCAACCCCTATGTCTCACGGGTGATCCGTGTTCAGAAGATGGGGGATCGACTCCATCAATTCCTCGACGACGCCGATGTCGTGGTCGCGATGGGCGGCGGTGTCGGCACACTGCACGAAATCACCGCAGCCTTCTGGTACTCGGGCAATGTGCGTCCGGTGCCGGTCTGGTTGGTCGGTCAGACCGCGATGCGGCTGGCCGCATTCCTGAGATCAGAGCGATGGCTATTCGAGTCGCCGACGCGTTCCCTCGGCTTCCTCAGCGAAGTGTCCGACTCCACCGAGCTCCGCCAAGCGCTGTCAGACCTGACGAGCGATCTTGACACCAACACTCCGGTCACGATGACCCGCCAGATGGAAGGCGACTGA
- the pyrE gene encoding orotate phosphoribosyltransferase has product MLPSGLADRVRSAAIQQGEFTLRSGGTLDEYFDEFRLAADPVLLRDVAHALARKLPREIDSVVAMALGGVPFAVVVSAISGVRTNFFRHAPKAYGTRRQIEGRSVEGARVVLVDDVVRSGNQVLRASDRLRDAGATVVAALCVLDRDMGGRERLAQCGIELHALLTPETLFALDSERTAS; this is encoded by the coding sequence ATGCTTCCGTCTGGATTGGCTGACCGCGTACGATCAGCTGCTATCCAGCAGGGCGAGTTCACCTTGCGTAGCGGCGGCACACTCGACGAATATTTCGACGAATTCCGGCTCGCGGCAGATCCTGTCCTGCTGCGTGACGTCGCGCATGCGCTCGCGCGAAAGCTTCCACGCGAGATTGACAGCGTGGTTGCCATGGCTCTTGGCGGTGTACCGTTCGCCGTCGTGGTATCGGCGATCTCCGGTGTTCGCACCAACTTCTTCCGCCACGCGCCGAAAGCCTATGGAACACGTCGGCAGATCGAGGGTCGCTCAGTCGAGGGCGCGCGAGTCGTGTTGGTCGACGACGTCGTCCGAAGTGGCAATCAGGTCCTTCGAGCTAGCGATCGGCTGCGGGATGCCGGGGCCACAGTTGTCGCGGCGTTGTGTGTGCTGGATCGGGACATGGGAGGACGAGAGCGGTTGGCGCAGTGCGGAATAGAGCTGCACGCGCTGCTGACACCGGAAACTCTGTTCGCCCTCGACTCGGAGAGGACAGCGAGTTGA
- a CDS encoding HAD family hydrolase: MFDLDGVIVDTRAAIREALRALACEAGVAIDPDVLDATVLLSPVDALRVLGVSDAHRVYNCDYDEALSLAIGEVRVFDEVVSGMATLAKSGIGLGIVTAQARSRLRYLVPPEVMDLVAVVIAHEDAPAKPAPDGILAACAHLRVPPERTFFIGDRTTDVMAGRAAGVITVGASWGMAGAAALRREGVDVLIAAPDQVGPVVLAQIDSRGGLADR, encoded by the coding sequence TTGTTCGACCTGGACGGCGTGATCGTCGATACCCGAGCGGCCATCAGGGAGGCGCTTCGTGCGCTGGCATGCGAAGCCGGAGTGGCGATCGACCCGGACGTGCTCGACGCCACCGTTCTGCTGTCGCCAGTCGACGCACTCCGCGTTCTCGGGGTGTCGGACGCCCACCGGGTTTACAACTGCGACTACGACGAAGCCCTTTCACTCGCCATCGGAGAGGTCCGGGTCTTCGATGAGGTCGTATCGGGCATGGCGACGTTGGCGAAGTCCGGTATCGGTTTGGGGATAGTTACCGCCCAGGCCCGCAGCCGACTCCGCTACCTGGTTCCACCCGAGGTGATGGACCTGGTCGCCGTCGTCATCGCTCACGAGGACGCGCCAGCAAAGCCCGCCCCGGACGGAATCCTGGCTGCCTGTGCGCATCTAAGAGTCCCGCCCGAGCGGACCTTCTTCATCGGAGATCGAACCACTGACGTGATGGCGGGCAGGGCGGCCGGAGTGATCACGGTTGGGGCCAGCTGGGGCATGGCGGGCGCAGCCGCTCTGCGACGCGAAGGTGTCGACGTGCTGATCGCCGCACCTGACCAGGTCGGGCCTGTCGTCCTTGCTCAGATCGATAGTCGAGGTGGGCTCGCTGACAGGTAG
- a CDS encoding alpha/beta hydrolase, with protein MDRFTLKSVDDVELEAAAHSSNAGSPRGSVLLVHGITVDLDEGGGMFVRLADQLVAAGFDVLRFSFRGHGNSAGTPRGVTVSGECLDLQAAVEEIRARFPGPLSIVAASFGAVATALSLPWLADRLHRLVLWNPVLDLNHTFLAPELDWGRENFGPEQQKVLEASGYLVVDGTFELGRVLFCEFASYRPLDRFAGSEVRSLIVHGDQDSAVSYEIAADAARSRPGTELHTVVGSDHGFDSREREDEAIRTTVAWLVAESDCIA; from the coding sequence GTGGATCGTTTCACCCTGAAGTCAGTTGACGATGTCGAGCTCGAGGCCGCCGCGCATTCCTCAAACGCGGGCAGTCCCAGAGGATCCGTACTACTCGTGCACGGAATCACAGTCGATCTAGACGAGGGCGGCGGCATGTTCGTCCGGCTAGCCGATCAGCTGGTCGCCGCCGGGTTCGACGTACTGCGGTTCTCCTTCCGTGGTCATGGCAACAGCGCTGGCACACCGCGCGGAGTCACTGTGTCTGGCGAGTGCCTGGACCTGCAGGCCGCCGTGGAGGAGATCCGCGCGCGGTTTCCGGGCCCACTGTCCATCGTCGCGGCCAGCTTCGGAGCCGTAGCCACTGCTCTGTCCCTTCCGTGGCTGGCTGACCGCCTTCATCGGCTGGTGTTGTGGAATCCGGTGCTCGACCTCAATCACACCTTCCTGGCGCCGGAATTAGATTGGGGCAGAGAGAACTTCGGTCCAGAGCAGCAGAAGGTGTTGGAGGCTAGCGGCTACCTCGTCGTCGACGGAACGTTCGAGCTCGGTCGTGTGCTCTTCTGCGAGTTCGCCAGCTACCGACCACTCGATCGCTTCGCGGGCAGCGAAGTGCGATCGTTGATCGTGCACGGAGACCAGGACTCAGCGGTGTCGTACGAGATCGCCGCTGATGCCGCGAGATCGCGCCCCGGCACCGAGCTGCATACAGTCGTCGGTTCCGACCACGGATTCGATTCGCGCGAGCGCGAAGACGAAGCGATCCGTACGACTGTCGCCTGGCTAGTCGCCGAATCTGACTGCATCGCGTGA
- a CDS encoding aspartyl/asparaginyl beta-hydroxylase domain-containing protein, whose product MLLEQLACVQAIDAATLGRMRHEALTVPAARHWVTEYSQYQSGGWSTLSLMNESGSPTDVRIADCAPVETSLLRQMPSTQKFLTSLGLRYMWVRLARLSPNSFLWEHRDYAEFNKVERRRLHVPLMSNSSATLVTGGVRVCLRPGRIWQLAPTHVHGACNLLGPDRYHLLIDCYVDDRLSELTESAWLDDADVIQLPVGTDDEMRGHLQKALTLARLGYRQSAENYLLRLFYQRALPEGRIYDLIASLHDELGDDIAARVWRANKMERLGTDGSKGAA is encoded by the coding sequence GTGTTGCTCGAACAGCTCGCGTGTGTCCAAGCGATCGACGCGGCAACCCTGGGCAGAATGCGACATGAGGCCTTGACCGTTCCGGCCGCGCGGCACTGGGTCACTGAGTACTCGCAGTACCAGTCGGGCGGATGGTCGACGCTGTCCTTGATGAACGAATCCGGGTCACCCACCGACGTGCGGATCGCGGACTGCGCCCCGGTCGAGACCTCCTTGTTGCGCCAGATGCCATCGACGCAAAAGTTCCTGACGTCACTGGGGCTGCGGTATATGTGGGTGCGGCTCGCTCGGCTCAGTCCGAACTCGTTCCTGTGGGAACACCGCGACTACGCAGAGTTCAACAAGGTCGAGCGGCGTCGGCTCCATGTTCCCCTGATGAGCAACAGCTCCGCGACGCTCGTGACGGGTGGCGTGCGTGTTTGTCTTCGGCCCGGACGGATCTGGCAGTTGGCCCCCACGCATGTGCATGGGGCATGCAACCTGCTCGGCCCAGATCGCTATCACCTCCTCATCGACTGCTACGTCGATGACCGTTTGTCCGAGCTCACCGAATCCGCATGGCTCGACGATGCCGACGTCATCCAGCTGCCCGTAGGGACCGACGATGAGATGCGGGGGCACCTGCAGAAGGCGTTGACGCTGGCACGTCTGGGCTACCGGCAGTCGGCGGAGAACTACCTCCTGCGGTTGTTCTACCAGCGGGCGCTGCCCGAGGGACGAATCTATGACCTGATCGCATCGCTACACGATGAACTCGGCGACGACATCGCCGCTCGTGTGTGGCGGGCGAACAAGATGGAGCGGCTCGGCACCGACGGATCGAAGGGGGCGGCGTGA